In Corallococcus macrosporus, the following are encoded in one genomic region:
- the dut gene encoding dUTP diphosphatase, which yields MDPSLTVPVRRVRSHPDPLPLPRYETELAAGMDLRADIDAEWVLQPLERMAVPTGLAFALPPGFEGQVRPRSGLALRHGVTCLNSPGTVDADYRGEVQVLLVNLSNTPFTLRRGDRVAQLVVAPVTATALREVDVLEVTSRGDGGFGSTGR from the coding sequence ATGGACCCCTCGCTGACCGTCCCCGTGCGCCGGGTGCGCTCGCATCCGGACCCGCTGCCCCTGCCGCGCTATGAGACGGAGCTGGCCGCCGGGATGGACCTGCGGGCCGACATCGACGCGGAGTGGGTCCTCCAGCCCCTGGAGCGGATGGCGGTGCCCACCGGGCTGGCGTTCGCGCTCCCCCCGGGCTTCGAGGGGCAGGTGCGGCCCCGTTCCGGGCTGGCGCTGCGACATGGGGTGACGTGCCTCAACTCCCCCGGGACGGTGGACGCGGACTACCGGGGGGAGGTGCAGGTGCTGCTCGTGAACCTGTCCAACACCCCCTTCACCCTGCGTCGGGGGGACCGGGTGGCCCAGCTGGTGGTGGCCCCGGTGACGGCCACGGCCCTGCGCGAGGTGGACGTGCTGGAAGTGACTTCCCGGGGTGACGGCGGTTTCGGGTCCACGGGCCGCTAG
- a CDS encoding phosphoribosylaminoimidazolesuccinocarboxamide synthase codes for MNTSALHAQLTHTLRQTDLPSLGTPYKGKVRDTYRKGDTLILVTSDRLSAFDHVLTTIPFKGEVLNRLAAFWFDRTKHIVPNHVLDVPDANVTVARACQPYSVEVVVRGYLTGSLWRDYEKGTHTAYGVPFAEGLRKDSAFETPILTPSTKAEYGKHDEPISEAEILSRGLATPRDWARITEAARGLFLEGQKWARTRGLILVDTKYEFGKVGDELFVIDEMHTPDSSRYWVADEYEARFARGEDQKMLDKENIRQWLIRERNFSGHGALPAIPDDVRVDLATKYVAAYERITGTSLSLTPGDVHSRIEGNLRAKGYL; via the coding sequence GTGAACACCTCCGCCCTCCACGCGCAACTCACCCACACGCTTCGCCAGACGGACCTGCCGTCGCTCGGCACGCCCTACAAGGGCAAGGTTCGCGACACGTACCGCAAGGGCGACACGCTCATCCTCGTGACGAGCGACCGCCTCTCCGCGTTCGACCACGTGCTCACCACCATCCCCTTCAAGGGCGAGGTGCTGAACCGTCTGGCGGCCTTCTGGTTCGACCGCACGAAGCACATCGTCCCCAACCACGTCCTGGACGTGCCCGACGCGAACGTCACCGTGGCGCGCGCCTGCCAGCCCTACTCCGTGGAGGTGGTGGTGCGCGGCTACCTCACGGGCAGCCTGTGGCGCGACTACGAGAAGGGCACGCACACCGCCTACGGCGTCCCCTTCGCCGAAGGGCTGCGCAAGGACAGCGCGTTCGAAACGCCCATCCTCACGCCGTCCACCAAGGCCGAGTACGGCAAGCACGACGAGCCCATCTCCGAGGCGGAAATCCTCTCCCGCGGGCTGGCCACGCCGCGCGACTGGGCCCGCATCACGGAGGCCGCCCGGGGCCTGTTCCTGGAGGGCCAGAAGTGGGCGCGCACGCGCGGCCTCATCCTGGTGGATACGAAGTACGAGTTCGGGAAGGTGGGCGACGAGCTCTTCGTCATCGACGAGATGCACACCCCGGACTCCAGCCGCTACTGGGTGGCGGACGAGTACGAGGCGCGCTTCGCCAGGGGCGAGGACCAGAAGATGTTGGACAAGGAGAACATCCGCCAGTGGCTCATCCGCGAGCGGAACTTCTCCGGCCACGGCGCGCTGCCCGCGATCCCCGACGACGTGCGCGTGGACCTGGCCACCAAGTACGTGGCCGCCTACGAGCGCATCACCGGCACGTCGCTCTCGCTGACGCCCGGTGACGTGCACTCGCGCATCGAGGGGAACCTGCGGGCGAAGGGCTACCTCTAG
- a CDS encoding ABC transporter substrate-binding protein, which produces MTTLRRLALLTLLLPAAVLAQASPRSAARPRVVAVKSSSLAPYASFLAGFTAEARADVTELTLEESPTEAARVFKALAAQKPALVLALGPLAANAARRSLGEDVPVLFAMVPYHEKYGLEAPNVTGIALTSDFAPEFAALKAVAPSAKRVGILHDPRSSAGAVAQARSAGAALGLTIVPLAVEAQERVGEVLEGAAGKVDGLLMVADKTVGNASVVQALIAFSASRKVPLVALTASQVKEGATLALAPAPLALGQQAGRLASRIVHEKVDPGALAVARPEGLDLSFNLTAAKKSGPSCDVALEVLRFAARRDFAVKVYE; this is translated from the coding sequence ATGACGACCCTCCGGAGGCTCGCGCTCCTCACGCTCCTCCTGCCCGCTGCCGTCCTCGCGCAGGCCTCGCCGCGAAGCGCCGCCAGGCCGCGCGTGGTGGCCGTGAAGTCCTCGAGCCTGGCGCCGTACGCCTCCTTCCTCGCCGGCTTCACCGCCGAGGCCCGCGCGGACGTCACCGAGCTGACCCTGGAGGAGAGCCCCACGGAGGCCGCGCGCGTCTTCAAGGCGCTGGCCGCGCAGAAGCCCGCGCTGGTGCTGGCCCTGGGGCCGCTGGCCGCCAACGCCGCGCGCCGCTCGCTGGGCGAGGACGTGCCCGTGCTCTTCGCCATGGTGCCGTACCACGAGAAGTACGGCCTGGAGGCGCCCAACGTCACCGGCATCGCGCTCACCAGCGACTTCGCCCCGGAGTTTGCCGCGCTCAAGGCCGTGGCCCCTTCCGCGAAGCGCGTGGGCATCCTGCATGACCCGCGCTCCTCGGCGGGCGCGGTGGCGCAGGCCCGCTCCGCTGGCGCGGCCCTGGGGCTCACCATCGTCCCGCTGGCCGTGGAGGCGCAGGAGCGGGTGGGCGAGGTGCTGGAGGGCGCGGCGGGGAAGGTGGACGGGCTCCTGATGGTTGCGGACAAGACCGTGGGCAACGCTTCCGTCGTCCAGGCGCTCATCGCCTTCAGTGCCTCCCGCAAGGTGCCGCTGGTGGCGCTCACGGCCAGCCAGGTGAAGGAGGGCGCGACGCTGGCCCTCGCGCCGGCCCCGCTGGCGCTCGGTCAGCAGGCGGGGAGGCTGGCCAGTCGAATCGTCCACGAGAAGGTCGACCCCGGCGCGCTGGCGGTGGCGCGGCCCGAAGGCCTGGACCTCTCGTTCAACCTCACCGCCGCGAAGAAGTCAGGTCCGTCCTGTGACGTCGCGCTGGAAGTGCTCCGGTTCGCGGCGCGCCGGGACTTTGCCGTGAAGGTCTACGAGTGA
- a CDS encoding protein kinase domain-containing protein, with the protein MLCYRCGSHVPDTSETCATCGQKFDAAARQAAGAARRRGAEGAPYKPGDVVADRYAIQEVVGSGPLGFVFRAQDQAIDVEVALKVIQPRLVQQPEERTQFALSMRVGKKLNHPNLVRVYEEGVDGDRPFFTMQLLEGLTLRRMMEQRAAKGQLFSLKEVEPLLAQMAAALDGAHRFGPHSDVKPENVFVLPDMLKVSDYGLGLAVPHLPFVQAQKGHRAAAYIAPEYVNGAELDTRMDVYSLGVLMGEMVTGLLPEDGGVPEVSVRHPDLPPAFESLYRRALNVNPLARPKSAGELHAEFAALVQRHPAAASRQRAVPPTGALPAAAVAARAANKPLPPVPTGMLPVAMAPTPAAPIPAQDDAPPPDATQPLDAATLAAILGSNAQALDYITGPEARSVSDAATMQEMRAVAPPGRKGAEAAQDPRLLGQAPDAATQQEPRASAKAGEPVMRIFAKAEEPSFPADPRGARSAEGEGRSGRGGDAAGDGRAGRGEASASDARSNGRGEAAVADGRSGRGEASSEGRSNGRGEAALSEGRSGRGESSSAGARGESSSGDARSNGRGESASSDGRSGRGESSSGDLRSTGRGEAASSDGRSGRGDASGDGRSGRGADASEGRSSNRNADASATESRSGRGSDDDEPSESRSTSRGGRNPRASGAVSSVNGRGSEQSSPRAPRASAAQGAVRSSGVQDTNSTGGRSRKGEPPPDVSGVRSSARRLPPSVSGLHTLPTTRATQVKPPRSGPSSMMWMIILAVAGVVLGAGGGYLYLRLRQAQAAKNSPTPATPGPAAATGGIMAGGDHCPDGMRLVSGGSFKKGASPEDLQASGSTDEMRMDSVMVDSFCVDEFEFPNKSGRKPSVNVTWLDAKSSCENLGKRLCSEDEWEKSCKGPGNARFSSGDEQAQAACNTGTTEGPAKALAASGTNPACRSGYGAMDLSGNAAEWTASNYPDTEDRLIKGGAFSTPGDTARCSARRRGAVSQKAPDVGFRCCQNVLR; encoded by the coding sequence TTGCTCTGCTACCGCTGCGGCAGCCATGTCCCCGATACGAGTGAAACCTGTGCCACGTGTGGCCAGAAGTTCGACGCGGCCGCGCGCCAGGCGGCGGGGGCGGCGCGCCGGAGGGGAGCGGAGGGCGCGCCCTACAAGCCGGGCGACGTCGTCGCGGACCGCTACGCCATCCAGGAGGTCGTCGGGTCGGGGCCGCTGGGCTTCGTCTTCCGCGCGCAGGACCAGGCCATCGACGTGGAGGTGGCGCTGAAGGTCATCCAGCCTCGGCTGGTGCAGCAGCCGGAGGAGCGCACGCAGTTCGCGCTGTCCATGCGGGTGGGCAAGAAGCTCAACCACCCCAATCTGGTGCGCGTGTACGAGGAGGGCGTGGACGGGGACCGGCCCTTCTTCACGATGCAGCTCCTGGAAGGGCTCACGCTGCGCCGGATGATGGAGCAGCGCGCGGCGAAGGGGCAGCTGTTCTCGCTGAAGGAAGTGGAGCCGCTGCTGGCGCAGATGGCGGCGGCGCTGGACGGGGCGCACCGCTTCGGGCCGCACTCGGACGTGAAGCCGGAGAACGTCTTCGTGCTGCCGGACATGCTGAAGGTGTCGGACTACGGGCTGGGGCTCGCGGTGCCGCACCTGCCCTTCGTGCAGGCGCAGAAGGGGCACCGGGCGGCGGCGTACATCGCTCCCGAGTACGTGAATGGCGCGGAGCTGGACACGCGCATGGACGTGTACTCGCTGGGCGTGTTGATGGGCGAGATGGTGACGGGGCTCTTGCCGGAGGACGGCGGGGTGCCCGAGGTGTCGGTGCGGCATCCGGACCTGCCGCCCGCGTTCGAGTCCCTCTACCGGCGCGCGCTCAACGTGAACCCGCTGGCCCGTCCGAAGTCGGCCGGTGAGCTGCACGCGGAGTTCGCGGCGCTGGTGCAGCGGCACCCGGCCGCGGCGTCGAGGCAGCGCGCGGTGCCGCCGACGGGGGCACTGCCCGCGGCCGCGGTGGCCGCGAGGGCGGCGAACAAGCCGCTGCCGCCGGTGCCCACGGGCATGTTGCCGGTGGCGATGGCGCCCACGCCCGCCGCGCCCATCCCCGCGCAGGACGATGCGCCTCCGCCGGATGCGACGCAGCCGCTGGACGCGGCGACGCTGGCGGCCATCCTGGGGTCGAACGCGCAGGCGCTGGACTACATCACGGGCCCCGAAGCGCGCTCCGTGTCCGACGCGGCGACGATGCAGGAGATGCGCGCGGTGGCGCCGCCGGGCCGCAAGGGCGCGGAGGCGGCGCAGGATCCGAGGCTGCTGGGACAGGCGCCCGACGCGGCGACGCAGCAGGAGCCTCGGGCGTCGGCCAAGGCTGGCGAGCCGGTGATGCGCATCTTCGCCAAGGCGGAGGAACCGTCGTTCCCGGCGGATCCGCGTGGAGCCCGCTCCGCGGAGGGTGAGGGCCGCTCGGGTCGTGGCGGTGACGCCGCCGGCGACGGGCGTGCGGGGCGTGGCGAAGCGTCCGCCAGCGACGCGCGCTCCAATGGCCGTGGCGAAGCCGCTGTGGCTGACGGGCGCTCCGGTCGTGGTGAAGCGTCGAGCGAAGGCCGCTCCAACGGTCGCGGCGAAGCCGCGTTGAGCGAGGGCCGCTCGGGTCGTGGTGAGTCCTCATCCGCGGGTGCTCGCGGCGAGTCTTCATCGGGCGATGCACGCTCCAACGGTCGCGGTGAATCCGCGTCGAGCGACGGGCGCTCCGGGCGCGGTGAGTCCTCCTCTGGCGACCTTCGCTCCACCGGCCGTGGTGAAGCGGCCTCCAGTGACGGGCGCTCGGGGCGCGGCGACGCGTCCGGCGATGGGCGCTCCGGACGCGGCGCGGATGCATCCGAGGGCCGGTCCAGCAATCGCAACGCGGATGCATCCGCCACGGAGTCACGGTCCGGCCGGGGCTCCGACGACGACGAACCTTCGGAGTCCCGCTCCACCAGCCGCGGCGGCCGCAACCCTCGGGCCTCGGGTGCGGTGTCCTCGGTGAACGGTCGCGGCTCGGAGCAGTCCTCTCCGCGTGCCCCTCGGGCCTCGGCGGCGCAGGGCGCGGTCCGTTCTTCCGGTGTCCAGGACACGAACTCCACCGGCGGACGCTCGCGAAAGGGCGAGCCCCCTCCCGACGTGTCGGGTGTCCGCTCCTCCGCGCGCCGGTTGCCGCCGTCGGTGTCCGGACTGCACACGCTCCCCACGACGCGGGCCACGCAGGTGAAGCCTCCCCGCTCCGGCCCCAGCTCGATGATGTGGATGATCATCCTCGCGGTGGCGGGCGTCGTGCTGGGCGCGGGCGGTGGCTACCTCTACCTGCGCCTGCGTCAGGCCCAGGCCGCGAAGAACAGCCCCACGCCCGCCACGCCCGGCCCGGCCGCCGCGACGGGCGGCATCATGGCCGGAGGGGACCACTGTCCGGACGGCATGCGGCTGGTCAGCGGCGGCAGCTTCAAGAAGGGCGCGTCCCCGGAGGACCTGCAGGCGTCCGGCTCCACCGACGAGATGCGCATGGACAGCGTCATGGTGGACTCGTTCTGCGTCGACGAATTCGAGTTCCCCAACAAGTCCGGCCGCAAGCCCAGCGTCAACGTGACGTGGCTCGACGCGAAGTCCTCCTGCGAAAACCTCGGCAAGCGCCTGTGCTCCGAGGACGAGTGGGAGAAGTCCTGCAAGGGCCCCGGCAACGCGCGCTTCTCCTCCGGTGACGAGCAGGCGCAGGCAGCCTGCAACACCGGGACGACCGAAGGCCCCGCGAAAGCCCTGGCGGCCTCCGGAACGAACCCGGCCTGCCGCTCCGGCTACGGCGCGATGGACCTGTCCGGCAACGCCGCCGAGTGGACCGCCTCCAACTACCCGGACACCGAGGACCGGCTCATCAAGGGCGGTGCCTTCAGCACGCCCGGCGACACCGCCCGGTGCTCCGCGCGCCGGCGGGGCGCCGTGTCGCAGAAGGCCCCCGACGTGGGCTTCCGCTGCTGCCAGAACGTGCTGCGATGA
- the purB gene encoding adenylosuccinate lyase codes for MIPRYSRPEMASLWSDVARYRRWRDVELAALEGMVAQGLAPKDALADCLARAGDFTEADAARIEEIERTTKHDVIAFLTFVEERVGPSARWLHLGMTSSDVLDTSLGLTLRDSVDLLLKGMDRVMAAVEKRAFEHKHTLQMGRSHGIHAEPITFGHKLAIWYDELRRGRTRLLHARDTIAVGKISGAVGTFAHLPPSVEEHVCQKLGLKPAPASSQVVQRDRHAEFFTAIALVGASLEKFAVEIRHLQRTEVREAEEPFTPGQKGSSAMPHKRNPILSENLTGLARLLRGYAVSAMEDVALWHERDISHSSVERVIGPDATVLLDFMLHRFAGLVENMRVYPEQMKKNLDLLGGVVNSQRLLLELARKGMDRQAAYVVVQRNAMKMFEEGVDFRQALLNDADLAKMMTPEEVSDCFSPGYHTRQMDAVFQRVFGRAS; via the coding sequence GTGATTCCACGCTACAGCCGTCCCGAAATGGCCTCCCTCTGGTCCGACGTCGCCCGCTACCGCCGCTGGCGCGACGTGGAGCTCGCCGCGCTGGAGGGCATGGTCGCGCAAGGCCTCGCCCCCAAGGACGCGTTGGCGGACTGCCTCGCCCGCGCCGGTGACTTCACCGAGGCGGACGCCGCGCGCATCGAGGAGATCGAGCGCACCACCAAGCACGACGTCATCGCCTTCCTCACCTTCGTGGAGGAGCGCGTGGGGCCCAGCGCCCGCTGGCTGCACCTGGGCATGACGTCCTCGGACGTGCTGGACACGTCGCTGGGGCTCACCCTGCGCGACAGCGTGGACCTGCTCTTGAAGGGCATGGACCGCGTGATGGCCGCGGTGGAGAAGCGCGCCTTCGAGCACAAGCACACGCTGCAGATGGGCCGCAGCCACGGCATCCACGCGGAGCCCATCACCTTCGGGCACAAGCTGGCCATCTGGTACGACGAGCTGCGCCGGGGCCGCACGCGCCTCTTGCACGCGCGCGACACCATCGCCGTGGGCAAGATTTCCGGCGCGGTGGGCACGTTCGCGCACCTGCCGCCGTCGGTGGAGGAGCACGTCTGCCAGAAGCTGGGCCTCAAGCCCGCGCCCGCCTCCAGCCAGGTGGTGCAGCGCGACCGGCACGCGGAGTTCTTCACCGCCATCGCGCTGGTCGGCGCGAGCCTGGAGAAGTTCGCCGTCGAAATCCGCCACCTCCAGCGCACGGAGGTGCGCGAGGCGGAGGAGCCCTTCACTCCGGGACAGAAGGGCTCCAGCGCCATGCCGCACAAGCGCAACCCCATCCTGTCGGAGAACCTCACGGGCCTCGCGCGCCTCTTGCGCGGCTACGCGGTGAGCGCCATGGAGGACGTGGCGCTGTGGCATGAGCGGGACATCTCGCACTCCTCCGTGGAGCGCGTGATTGGCCCGGACGCCACCGTGCTGCTGGACTTCATGCTCCACCGCTTCGCGGGCCTGGTGGAGAACATGCGCGTCTACCCGGAGCAGATGAAGAAGAACCTGGACCTGCTGGGCGGCGTGGTGAACTCGCAGCGCCTGCTGCTGGAGCTCGCGCGCAAGGGCATGGACCGGCAGGCGGCGTACGTCGTCGTCCAGCGCAACGCGATGAAGATGTTCGAGGAGGGCGTCGACTTCCGGCAGGCCCTGCTCAACGACGCGGACCTGGCCAAGATGATGACGCCCGAGGAGGTCTCCGACTGCTTCTCCCCGGGCTACCACACGCGCCAGATGGACGCGGTGTTCCAGCGCGTCTTCGGCCGCGCCAGCTAG